The sequence CGTCGGTGAGTTGATACAGGTTCTGTCGGGCGTCGGCGAAGTAGACGTCCTCGTCGACGACGTCGATCCCCTCGAGCCGTTCGAGCGCGTAGCGGACCGTCCGAGCCGACAGCATCGACTCCTGGACGATCCCCTTCTGTGTCAGCGGGCCGTTGTATTCGAGCACCTTGAATACCAACTTCGCGCTCGGCGGAAGGTCGCCGAGACTCTCCTGTTCTGCCTCTGCCATCGTGGAAATTCATTATCCGGACGGTGATAAACCTTCGTGAGTCGGGGCGAGCACGTCCGCCGGAGGAGGACCCGGGACGGCCGGCGGTTACGCCGCTTCGAGTTCGATCGACGGCCGGAAGGGGACCGCGCCGGCCTCGTCGTCGGCCTCGACGTCGACGACGATCTCGGCGTCGAACTCGGCGCCGAGGAAGTCCGCGGCGTCCCGGTAGACCGCCGCCTCGTCGAGGTCCGACAGCGCGGCGAGTTCGTCGGCGTCACGCGCTCGTGCGAACTCGATCAGTTCCGACACCAGATCGTTGACCGCGTCGCCCCGGTCCCGGAGGTCGGGGTCACTCATCACCTCGCTCATCACCGCGCCCTGGTCTGTGCCGACCGCGGCGACGGTGCCGAACACGCCGTGCTTCCAGTCGGCCGCAACCGTCACCCGGATCCGGTCGGGGTCGGCCTCCGGAACGTCATCGTCGGCGTTCCGGAGGGACTGCTGGATCCCCTGGATGTCGTCGACCAGCCGCTCGACCTGCGTCTCGGCGGCCTCGACCCCCCGATCGAGGAACGCGTCGTCGGCCTCGGGCCACGGCGCGTCCTCCGCGGGCGTCCCCGTCAGCCGCTCGTGGAGTTCGTTCGCGAGGAACGGGACGAACGGCGCGAGCAGCCGCAGCCGGGTTTCGAGAACCTCCCGTAGCGTCCACCGCGCGCTTGGCGCCGAGAGGTCCGCGCGTCGACGGTACCACCGCAGATCCTCCTCGAAGTCGTAAAAGGCGGCCTGGCTCGCAGTCCGGGTTTCGGAGCCGTCAAGCGCCTCGGTCACGTCGGCGACGGTGCGCTGGAGCCGCGACAGCAGCCACCGGTCGGCGGTGGACGGCTCCGGCCGCTCGTCGGGACCGGGGTCGTCGATGATAGCCGCCGCACGGTTCCAGAACCGCTCCAACTGCGCCCGTACCGACTCGACCTGTTCGGTCCGCCAGTCGTAGTCCTGCCACGGCTCCGCGGAGTTCAAGAGGAAGAAGCGGACCGTGTCCGCGCCGTACTCCTCGATCGCGGCGTCGGGCAGGACGACGTGGCCCTTCGACGACGACATCTTCTCGCCTTCGAGCAGCCCCATCCCCATTATCACGATCCCCGCGGGCCACTCCTCGGGATCGAACAGCTCCGCGTGGTGCAGCAGGTAGAACGTGAGGTGATTCGAGATGAGGTCGTTCGCGGAGAACCGGTAGGTCACCGGGTACCAGTACTGCCACTCCGCGCGGAGGTCCAGCGCCCGCTCGTCGGGGTCTTCGACCGCATCCTCGCCGTAGAACAGCGCGTCGAAGAACTCCCGGTCAAGGTCCTCGATCGGGATCTCACCCAGCCGGTGGGCGATGGTGTAGTACGCCATATAGATCGTCGAGTCCGACAGCGGCTCGATCACGAACTCGTCGTCCCACGGCAGCCGGGTCCCCAGCCCGTAGTTCCGGATACAGGGCCACTCGTTCAGCCAGTCGATGGTGTGGTCGTACTCCCCGCGGGTGTTCTCGGGGATTGCCTCCATCCGGGAGACGGCGTCGTGGGCCTTCGCCTTCCAGGCCTCGTCGTTGTACCGCAGGAACCACGTGTCCTGTTCGGCGACCACGACGTCGCCGCCGCACCGGCAGACGACCTCCTCGGAGAACTCCCGCATCGAATCGAACGCCCCCGACTCCCGGTGGGCGTCGCGGAACCGCCCGCGAACCGCCTCGACGACCTCGCCGGCGAACTCGCCGTACTCCTCGTTCAACCGCCCGGAATGGAACTCGCTGTTGTAGAGTTCGCGGGTGACCGCCTCCAGGTCGGGGTCGGTGCTGGATTCGATTCCCGCCGCTTCGACCGCGGTCTTCGCGGGAATCTCGCCGTAGCCCTCGACCGAGAGGATCGGCACCGGCTCGATTTCGTCGACGGCGGCGGGGTCGATCCCATATGCCGACAGGCGGTCGTCGTCGGCCTTCGCCTCCTGGAGCGCGAGGTAGTCGTCGGGTGAGTGCGCCGGCACCGACATCACCACGCCGGTGGCGTTGTCGGCGTCGACGAAGTCGGCGGGCAACACCAGCACGTCGTCGCCGGTCACGGGGTTCTCGACCCGCCGGCCGACCAGGTGGTCGCCGGCCACGGTGCGCTTCGGGGTGACCTCCCGGCCCTGGAGTTGGAGCTTCTCGACGGCGGGCGCGGAGACGAACCACTCCTCGCCGTCGACGTCGGCGAGCACGTAGCTGGCGTCGGGGTCGATGTAGGCGTTGGTGACGCCGCGGACGGTCTCGGGCCGAAGCGTCGCCATCGGGACCACGGTGTCGCCGTGGCCGAACCGGATCAGGGTGTACTCCTGGAACTCCGCTTCCTCGCCTTCAAGGAGGTCGTGGGTGGTGACGGGCTGCTCCTCGTTGGTGCAGTACTTCACGGGGTGGAGGCCCTTCTCCAGGAGGCCCCGCTCTTTCAGCGTCTCGTACTGCCAGGTGATGAACTTCGAGTAGCGGTCGTCGTTGGTGGTGAACTCCCGGCGCCAGTCGATCGAGAGGCCGAGATCGCGCATCCCCTTCTTGTAATGGTTCTCGATGAAGTGCCGGGCGTACCCCATCGGGGTCTCCAGCTCTTCGAGGGTGTCCTCGGCGACGTTGTAGGTGTCGCGGAGGACCGACAGCTGGTCCTCCTCGCCCTTCTTCAGCCGCTCGACCGCGCCGATGATCGGCGTACCGGTGACGTGCCACGCGATCGGGAAGAGGACGTTGTCGCCCTGCTGGCGCCGGTACCGGGCGTAGACGTCCGGGACGGTGTAGGTCCGGGCGTGGCCGATGTGCATCCCGCCGCTGGGGTACGGGTACGGGACGGTGATGAACGTGGGGTCGTCGTCGCCGCCCGCCGCGTCGGCGGGGTCGGCCTCGTAGCGGCCCTCCTCGGCCCACCGCTCCCGCCAGCGGGCTTCGAGCGCTTGCGGGTCGTAGTCGCTCATACCTGTCCCCTGGCGACGCCGCGGTAAAATATCTCCTAACTCGGGGCGGGCGAAATCCCGCCGAGACGCAAACGTAAAGCCGCCGGCCGACGGCTCGCCGGTATGCACGCGGACGCGGTCGTCCTCGACATCGACGGGGTGTTGATCGACGTGGCCGACTCCTACCGGCGCGCGATCGTCGAGTCCGTCGAGCGGCTGTACGGCCGGACGGTCGACCGCGCCGACGTCCAGTATTTCAAGGACGCCGGCGGGTTCAACAACGACTGGGACGTGACCGACGCGGTCGCGCTGTACGTCCTCGCCGACGAGCGCGACCCGCTGGACCTCCCGGCGTTCGCCGAGCGGATCCGCGAGGCAGGTGGCGGTCTCGCCGCCGCCAAGTCGGTCCTCGAAGACGACCTCTCTTCCGACGACCTCGCGGCCGTCCGCGACGCGTGGGATTCGGAGGCGCTCCGCGACGCGTTCCAGGCGCTGTATCTCGGCACCGACCTGTATCGGGAGTTGGAGGGCGGCGACCCGCCGTTCGACGCGCCCGGCTACATCCACGACGAGCCGGTCCTGGTCGACCCCGACACGCTCGACCGGTTGACGTCGGGCGCAGCGGTGGGCGTCCTCACCGGCCGGCCCGCCGCCGAGGCCGACATCGCGCTGGACCGCGTCGACCTCGACGTCCCCGACCGCCACCGGTTCACGATGGACGACTGGGCGGCGGGCAAGCCCGACCCCGCGGCACTTGTCACGCTGGCCGAACGGTTCGACGCGGCGGCGGTCGCGTTCGCGGGCGACACCCTCGACGACGTGCGGACGGCGGTCAACGCCGCCGCCGAGGACCCCGACCGGGACTACCACGGGATCGGCGTGCTCACCGGCGGGCTGACCGGGGAATCGGGACGCGAGGCGTTCGAATCGGTCGGTGCCGACGCGGTCGTCGAGACGGTCAACGACCTTCCCGGGGTCGTGTTCGGGGGCGAGGAGACGTGACCGCCGTGGGTGGCGACGGACACCCTTATTCCTCGGCTCGCCAAACGACGACCGATGGACCTGCTCCGCGTCGAACGCCTCGGGTGGGCGACCGTCTTCGCCGCCGTGGTGGCGCTCGTGGTCGCGTACGCGCTGTTTCCGGCCGGGACCGGCGTCCCGCGGCCGGTCGTCGCGGCGGTCGTCTTCGCCCTCGTCGGACCGGTGGCCGCTCGGCTCGCCCGGAACGCGGCGTCGCCGAGTGCGAAACTCGGCGATCAGACGATCCAGTTCGTGGTCTTCTTCGTCGTCGCGGCCGGCGGGCAGGTCGGGCTGGCGACGCTGGGGTACGAGGGGTTCGGCCCCCGGCTGGCCGCGTTCGCCGCCGGGTGGCTGGTCGCGGCCCGGGCGAAGCGGCTGAACCCACGGCGGCGCGGGGAGCGCCCGGCGTGAACGGGGTGGCGGGATGACCGACGTCCGGCGGAACTTCCTCCGGTTCGCGACGGTCGTCGTCGTGGCCGACGCCGTGGGGCTGGGCGCGTGGTCACTCCTCCCGGTGGGGACTGGGATCCGGACCGGCGTCCTCTTCGGGACGCTCGTGGTCGCGCCGCTGCTCGGATTCCTGCTCGTGTACGCACCGTCGGCGTCGCGAGCGGGCGGGTGACGCGGTGATCCCGGAGACACCGGCAGGGGTACCCGGTCACGCAACCCTTTAGCGGCGCGCAGCCACACCGACACGTATGCGAATCGCACTTCTGGGCGGGACGGGCGACATCGGCGAGGGGCTCGCGCTCCGGTGGGGGTATCACTCCGGCCACGACGTCGTGATCGGCTCCCGCGACCCCGACGCCGCACACGCCGCGGCCGACGACTACGAGGCGACGTTGGAATCGCACGGCAGCGACGCGAAGATCACCGGCTTCGAGAACGCGATGGCGGCCGACCGCGCCGACGTGATCGTGCTCGCGGTCCCGCCGTACCACGTCGCCGACACCGTCGAGGCCGTCGCCGACAACGTGGGCGCCGGCGACATCCTCGTCACCCCTGCCGCGGGGCTCACCCGCGACGAGGACGGCTTCCACTACCACCCGCCGAGCGCCGGCAGCGTCACGGCCCTCGTTGCCGACGCTGCGCCCGACGAGGTCCCGGTCGTCGGCGCGTTCCACTCGCTCGCGGCCGGCCGGCTCGCCGACCTCAACGCCGACCTCGACGTCGACACCCTGCTGCTCGCCGACGACGAGGACGCGAAGGACACGGTCGCGGGGCTGGCGGCGGACATCGACGGGATCCGCCCGCTCGACGCCGGCGGGCTGGCGAACGCCGCGGAGGTGGAGTCGCTGACGCCGCTGCTCATCAACGTCGCCCAGCGGAACGACGGCCTGTCGGACCTCGGCGTGCGGTTCCGATAGCCGAACGTTCCTGCACCCGCGCGGACAGCGGTGCCGCGCGGCAACGACCGATGGGACGCTGTGCGGCCGTCGCTCGCAGTACCGGAGTTCGGGTGCGAAGGGTTGCGAGCACCGTTGCACCCGGAGTGGGCGACGGTCGTGTGGCGCGCAATTGATAATAAACTTTTATTATGTTTGGGTGCCGTCGTTCAGCCGATGATGGCGCTGGTACGTCTCGGATAGCACTCCGACGGTGGCACAGCCTCCAGACTGCCGCACACCAACCATCCGATGACGACACACGACAACGCCGACCCAGACGAACAGGACGAAACTGATTACCCGGACTCGACCGAGGCCGGCTCTCCAACGCGTGACGGCCGTTCGGTGCCGTTGATGCCCCGTCACGGCCCTCGGCCCGGACACCTGACCTGACCGCAATGGAACGCCGCCACGTTCGGGCGGCTATGCGGACGGGACGTCGTCGCCGTCGAACCCGGCATCGTGGACGAAGCGACAGATCCCCGGTAGACGCTCAAAACCGATCCCGGAGCTCCGTACGGAGGTCATCCAGCGAGGCCTCTTCCATCGCGAGCACTACGAGCAGGTGATAGACCAGATCCGCGCTTTCCGCCAGCAACTCCTCGCGGTCGTCGTCTTTCGCCGCCAGGATCGTCTCGGTCGTCTCCTCGCCGAGCTTCTCCAAGACGGCGTTTTCGCCCTTCTCGTGGGTAAACAGCGACGCGGTGTAGGAGCCCTCCGGGAGCGTCTCCTTCCGATCCTCGATCGTGTCGAACAGCTCGTCCAGCACCTCCGGCGGGGGAGTGTCTGCGTCCATACCACCAGATGCCGCGGTCGGCGGAAGAATCGACCGATTCGGGCGGGCCCGGCGGCGGGCCCGCCCGACCGCCGCCCGTCAGGATGATACGCCTTCGGTCTGGATCGGACCGTATGGTACTGGTGCAGGCGCTGTCGTACACGGCGCTGGCGGTCGTGGCCGCCCTGGTCGGCGGCGTGGTCGCCGTCTACCGGCCGCCCGGCCCGCAGATGGAGAGCAACGTCCAACACTTCGCGGCCGGGGTCGTCACTGCCGCCGTCGCCGCGGAGTTGCTGCCGGAGGTCCACGAGCGGGCGCCGCAGGTCGTCGTCCTCGGGTTCGCCATCGGGGTCGTGACGATGCTCGGGATCCACCGACTGAGCAAAACGATCGAGAAGCGCGACGTGGGCGGCCAGTTCGCGGGCGCGGCCGGCCTACTCATCACCGTCGGGATCGATATGCTCATCGACGGGGTGTTGATCGGGGTCACCTTCCTCGACAACCCCGACACCGGCGTCATCATCGCGGTGGCGCTGGCGATCGAGGTGCTGTTTCTCGGCGTCGCCGGCGTCGTCGCGCTCCCGCAGGGGATGGGCGTGCTCCGGAAGCTCTCGGTTCCGGCCGTGTTCGGGCTGCTGCTCGCGTCGGGCGTGACCGGCGGCGTGCTTCTGCTTGAGGGGGTGACCGGCGCCCCGATCGCGGTCATCCTCGCGTTCGGCTCGGCGGCGCTGCTGTATCTCGTCACCGAGGAACTCCTCGTGAAGGCCGGGAAGGTGCCCGAGACGCCGGTGTCGACGACGCTGTTTTTCGTCGGCTTTCTCTCGATCTTCCTGCTCGATATGTTCCACTGAGGTGCGGTAGCCCCGGGTTTTTGATCCGGCCGACTACGCCGGGTGGACGGTGATCCGCTGTTTCCGGTCGATCGCGGCTTCGAGTTCGTCGGCGATGGCGCTGCCGCGGGAGACCTGGACCTCGCCGCCGCGACCCACCGTCGCCGTAAAGAGGTACTCGCCGTCGGCGCGGACCTCCACGGTCTCGCCGACGTGTTCGTCCAGCCGGATCGCCACGTGGCGGGAGGTGACCTCCGGGGTGACGGTGATGCCGTCGTCGCCGCCGCTCGGAGCGCCGCCCCCGCCGGGACTGCCGGAACCGCCGCCGTGGCCGCCGGGTCGCTCGTCGTGCGTCCGGACGTCGATGTCGATGCCGAGCCGGTCCTCGACGTCGGAGATGCGGCCGCCGCCCTTCCCGATCACGCTGGAGATGTCGTCGTCGTCGACGTAGACGATCGCGGTGTTTTGCCCCTGTAGCTCCACGTCGACGTGGCCGCGGGCGATCGATTTGATCTCGCGTTCGACCTCCTGGCGGGCCAGCCGGCTGACGCCGCTTTCCTCCTCTTGAGTGTCGCCGATCGGCACCGTGATGACCTGGCGGTTGAACGTGTAAATCTCGTACTCCGGCTTTCCGGTCTCGAAGTCCGCGACCTGTATCACCGGCCGCGCGAGGTCCTCCGCCGTGAGACCCTCGGGGACCTTCACCTCGGTCGTGACGTCGTAGACGGTGTCGACGCGGCCGTCCTCGATATAGACGACGGTGTCGACGACCTGGGGGATCATCCCGAGTTCGACCCGGCCCACCAGCCGCTGGAGCGCGTCGATCGCGCGGGTGGCGTGGACGACGCCGACCATCCCGACGCCCGCCAGGCGCATATCCGCGAACACCCCGAAGTCCTTCGTCTTCCGGACCTCGTCGTAGATGGTGTAGTCCGGGCGGACCAAGAGGAGCGAGTCGGCGGTCTTCTCCATATCCCCGCCGAGGGCGGTGTACTGGGTGATGTCGGCGCCGACCTGGAGGTCACGGGGTTTCTCCATCGTCTTCACCGCGTAGTCGCTGTCGGTCAGGAACTCCGCGACCGCCTGCGCGAACGTCGACTTCCCGGCGCCGGGCGACCCCGAGATGAGAACCCCGCGCTGGCGCTCCTTCAGGCGGTCCTTCAGTTCGTCGGCGAACTCGTAGTCCTCCAGGTCGGTCTTGACGATCGGCCGGACGGCGGTGATCTCGATCCCGTCGGCGAAGGGCGGCCGGGCGACCGCGATCCGGTAGTCCCGGAACTGCACGATGCTCATTCCGGGCTCTGAGAGTTCGAGAAAGCCGTCGGGGCTGCTCCGGGCGGTCTCCTCGATGTCGTCGGCCCACTCCTTCATCGTGGCCTCGTCGGTCACCTCGTCGTCGATCGTCTGGTAGCTCATCTCGCCGATGGCGCCGCGTTTGGCCTTCGGTCGCGTGCCGGTCTTGAGGTGGACCGACATCGTGCGCTCGTCGAAGAAGTCCTCGATGACGAGCCCGCCGGAGCCTCTGACTCTGGGTTCGACGTAGTCGACGTCGAGGCCCTTCGCCTTCGCAACCTCGGATTGGACCACGTCGCTGGTAAGCAGCGTCGCGCCCTCCTCCTCGGCGACCGACCGAATCAGCGCGTCGATGTCGCCCTCGTGGGCGCCGCTCGACTCGCTGGGTTTCGTCCGCCGGCCGACGTACCGGACCTCCACGGCCCCCGCGTCTGCGAGGTCGGCGAGCCGCTGGAGCTCCTCGAGCCCCTCCCACCCGGCGTCGAGGCCGTCGTTGGCCTGGGATTCGAGCTCGCCGACGACCGCCTCCGGAACCGACACCGTCGCAACGTCGCCCGACTCGACCCGCTCGGACACGCGACCGTCGATGACCGCGCTCGTGTCCGGTACGATATGCATACCCGGAGGTTCGGTCGTCGGACTGATAAGGCTATAGACTCGGCGCCTGGGGCGGCGGCAGCGGTCCTCCGTGGCGCGAGTGACGCCGGCCCTGACGGTCGAGGGACCGCCTACTCCCCGGCCGATCGGTTCTGGAACCACTCCGCGAACTTCGCCAGCGCGCGGCCGCGGTGGGAGACCGCGTTCTTCTCGGCGGGACTCATCTCCGCGAGCGTCCGCCCGTCGTGTTCGAAGATGGGGTCGTAGCCGAACCCGCCGTCGCCGCGGGGTTCGACCAGCCGGCCCCGGACCGACCCGTAGAACAGCTTCACCGGGAGGGCGTCGTCGGCCGCGGGGTCGTTGCCGTCACCGTCGGCGTCCTCTGCACCCGCGGCCGCCGCGGCGCTGCGGTCCGCGCGGTCGACCGGGTCCGGCGTCGCCGCGAACGCGTCGCCGTCGCAGTACGCCAGCACGCAACGGAACGCCGCCCGCTGCGGGGCGTCGAGTTCGCTCGCCGCGAGGCGCTGGACGGTCTCGATCCCCAGCGTATGCTCGACGTAGGCGGTGTACGGGCCGGGAAAGCCGTCGAAGCCGTCGACGAACAGCCCGGAGTCGTCGACCACGACTGGTTCGCCGGCGTGGCGGTATGCCTCCCGGGCGCCGTGGGCCGCGATCGGCCCCAACTCCGAGGCCTGGACCTCGGTGTAGTCGTAGTCCAGCTGTTCGACGCCGTCGAGGTACTCCCGGGCCTCCCGGACCTTCCCCGAGTTGGTCGTGACGTAGCGGAGCATCCGCGAGGATCTGCGACGGCGCCGGAGAAAGCCCCGTCGGTTCCGCGTCGGGACGGGAGCCCTGAGAACGGGGCGTCAGCATCGCGTCGGCGCCGCGCCGGCCGCGGCTCAGTCGACGACGACTTCGACCGGATCGTCCTCGTCGCCGTCGTCGGGCTCCGCCTCCGCGTCGCCGGCGCCGTTCTCCTGCCACAGAAGCACACCTACGACCGCGAGCACAACCCACGACCGCCAACTGGCGAGGTTGAGCGTGTAGCCGATACCGAACGGCTTCCGGACGAGCATCCCGTTGCCGGGCTGCCAGTGGGAGGACAGCAGCCGACCGATCGAGGGGCGCTCGAAGTTGTACGGGATGCCGAGGATCTCGCCTTGCTTCGGTTTGTCTGCCATACCCGACGGTACGCCAGGCAGGAGTAAATCGTTTGTCACTGCGGGCCGACCCCCGGAATCGGCGGCCGGAGCGGGGAGGGGTGGACGGCGATCGACGGCGGACGCAGAGCGGAAGGGAGCGACGACCGCCGCACCCTACCCCTGATACCGGCCGCGGCCCTCGATCTCCCGCAGTCGAGCCAGGACGTCGTCGTCGCCGGCTTCGGCGTAGCCCGCCTCGAACGCCGACAGCAACGGCTCGGGATCGGTCGCCGTCCCCGCCACGCTCCCCCGGAAGACGTGGAGGTCCATCGCGTGGTCCTCGACGTGGTCGGTGTAGTAGCCGAGTCCGAAGTCGATGAGGAACACCTCGTCGTCGCCGTCGCCGATCCGGACGTTCCGGGTGGTCGGGTCGCCGTGGACGAACCCCGCGCCGTGGATCGTCGCGAGATGGCGGCCGACCGCCCGACACCGGTCCGGCGTCACCCCGGCGGCGAGGTCGTCGGAACCGACCCGCCGGAGTTCGAGGGTGCCGGGTTCGGGGTCGACGTCGGCGACGACGGGCGTCGGCACCCCGACCCGGCGTGCGGCGCTCGTGAGCCGGGCTTCCGCGCGGGTCCGTTCGCCGCGGAGCCGGTCGTCCAGGTCGGGATGGCGGTACGCCTTCGGCACGCGGCGCTTCACGACGCGGTCGCCCTCGATCGTCACGGTCGCCTCCGCGCCGCGGATCGTCCCCGCGGCCGCGGGGTCGCGGGCCACCGACCGCTCGCCCTCCCGCCAGGTCACCGCCACCTCGTCGGGGCGGAAGTTCGGGTCGACGGCCGACTCTTCGACGGCGATCGTATCGCCCGCGGCGTACATCTTCGCGCCCAGCACCGCGATCATCCCGGCGTTGTCCCGGAGAAAGCGGGGTTCGGGCGCGTGGAAGTCGGCGCCGCGCTGCTCGCACATCGATCGGAGCATCTCCCGGAGGCGGTCGTTCTGGGCGACGCCGCCGCCTAAAACCAGTTCGTCGGTTCCCGTCAGCGACAGCGCGCGCTCGGAAACCTCCGTCAGCATCGCAAAGACCGTCTCCTGGAGTCCGGCACAGACGTCCGCGACCGGCACGCCCTCGTCGACAGCATCCTTCGCGGCCGACGTGAGCCCCGAAAACGAGAAGTCCATCCCCTTGACCACGTACGGGAGGTCGTGGTACTCGCCATCGCGAGCGCACGTCTCGACCTTCGGGCCGCCCGGGTGGGACCATCCGAGGTGGCGCGTGAACTTGTCGATCGCGTTCCCGACGCCGGTGTCCATCGTCTCGCCGAGCACCCGATACCGGCCGTCGTGGTAGCCGAGCAGGTGGGCGTTGGCGCCCGAGGCGTTCAGACAGACCGGCGAATCGAACCCCGAGCGGTGCCGGCCGATCTCCAAGTGGGCGACCATGTGGTTGACGCCGACGAGCGGCACCGACAGCGTCTGCGAGAGGGCCCGCGCTGCGGTGCCGACCACCCGGAGACAGGGACCGAGGCCGGGGCCCCGGGAGAACGCGACGGCATCGATGTCCGGGGCGTCACTCTCGCCACTCTCGGCGGCAACGTCCAAGATCGCGGCGACGACCTCGGGGACGGCGTTCCCCATATGCTCGGCGGCCTCGCGGGGGTGGATCCCGCCGCTGTCGGGTTCGTAGGCGTCGGTCTCGACGTTGACCTCGTCGGTTCGGGCGTCGTACAGCGCCGCACTCGCGGCCCACGCGGTGCCCTCGAGTCCGACGATTCGCATCGAGAAGGAGCCGGTTCAGGCCTCTTCGGCGTCGGCGTCGGCTTCGATCTTGTTCCGGTCGAGCATATGCTCCTGCTCGATGTCGCGGGCGAAGTCCGGCGACTCGTAGACCTTCGCGTAGCCCACCGTCTTGCGCATCCCGAACTTGGTGTCGAGGTCGTGGACGACGACCTCGTCTGCGTCCTTGTTCAGTTTCGCCGCGAGGCTGTCGCGCACGGAGAGCCGCGAGGGGGTCGCCTCCTCGTGGGCGATCTCGAAGCGGACGTCGGACCGATGCAGCATCGGGTTGTCGTCCTCGGAGATGATGTCGATTTCCATCGTTCAGTTACTCTACCTTCCACCGGAAAGGAGTAAAAGGATTTCGTTCGAGGGAACACGGCCGTCCGGATGACTCGTCGGCGTCGGCCCTCGCGGCCGGCTCCGTCGCCCGCAACGTGGCGACGACGCTCCCGAGGAGTCCGATCACGCCGACCACAAGCGACGTGAGGACGATCGTTCCGGACTGCCCGTAGCCGCTCGCTTCGATCTGCACCGCCCACAGCATCAACACGGTACTGAACAGGAGGACGTCTCTCGGCAGGGACACACGCCGGATCGGCGCCGGAACGGGATTAAATCCCGCGGCTCCGTGCGCCGACTACGCGTCGACGCCGAGCGCTGCCAGTGCCCCGGCGACGTCGCCGTCCATCCGTTCGAGCAGCGACCGCATCTCTGCCTTCGTGTCCGGCGTGACCGCCACGCGGACCATCCCCTCGCCGGGCTGACCGTAGACGACCGTCGCCCCGAGCGGCGCGACGAGCACTGCGGGAAGCGTCGCGAGGTCCTCCTCGCCGTCGACCACGATCGTGACGGGGTCCGACTCCGAGTCGTGGTCGTCGACGGCGTCGGCAAGCGCGGAGAGCAGCGGCTCCCCGAGCGTCCCCGGAGCGTTTTCGACGTCGCGGCGGCGCTCGGGGTCCGACAGCGCCGCCCGGACCTCGTCGTCGACGGCCTCGCGTTCGGTCCGGCCGTCGATCACCGCGACCGCGGGCCGGAAGCCGGCCTCCCGGAGGTGGTAGGCCACGACGTCGCCGACCGCGATCACGGGGCGGCCGGCGTCAGAGAGCAGCGCGCCGGCGTCGGTGTAGACCGGGCCGAGCGGCTCTTTGAACGACTCGCGGAGGTCCGACGGCAGCGAGAGCATCGGGTCAGCGGACTTTCAGCGCGTAGCCGCCGGGCTCGGCGACGT comes from Halobellus ruber and encodes:
- a CDS encoding MarR family transcriptional regulator, producing the protein MAEAEQESLGDLPPSAKLVFKVLEYNGPLTQKGIVQESMLSARTVRYALERLEGIDVVDEDVYFADARQNLYQLTDDAPKTHPAEGDADEAEACCAE
- the leuS gene encoding leucine--tRNA ligase — its product is MSDYDPQALEARWRERWAEEGRYEADPADAAGGDDDPTFITVPYPYPSGGMHIGHARTYTVPDVYARYRRQQGDNVLFPIAWHVTGTPIIGAVERLKKGEEDQLSVLRDTYNVAEDTLEELETPMGYARHFIENHYKKGMRDLGLSIDWRREFTTNDDRYSKFITWQYETLKERGLLEKGLHPVKYCTNEEQPVTTHDLLEGEEAEFQEYTLIRFGHGDTVVPMATLRPETVRGVTNAYIDPDASYVLADVDGEEWFVSAPAVEKLQLQGREVTPKRTVAGDHLVGRRVENPVTGDDVLVLPADFVDADNATGVVMSVPAHSPDDYLALQEAKADDDRLSAYGIDPAAVDEIEPVPILSVEGYGEIPAKTAVEAAGIESSTDPDLEAVTRELYNSEFHSGRLNEEYGEFAGEVVEAVRGRFRDAHRESGAFDSMREFSEEVVCRCGGDVVVAEQDTWFLRYNDEAWKAKAHDAVSRMEAIPENTRGEYDHTIDWLNEWPCIRNYGLGTRLPWDDEFVIEPLSDSTIYMAYYTIAHRLGEIPIEDLDREFFDALFYGEDAVEDPDERALDLRAEWQYWYPVTYRFSANDLISNHLTFYLLHHAELFDPEEWPAGIVIMGMGLLEGEKMSSSKGHVVLPDAAIEEYGADTVRFFLLNSAEPWQDYDWRTEQVESVRAQLERFWNRAAAIIDDPGPDERPEPSTADRWLLSRLQRTVADVTEALDGSETRTASQAAFYDFEEDLRWYRRRADLSAPSARWTLREVLETRLRLLAPFVPFLANELHERLTGTPAEDAPWPEADDAFLDRGVEAAETQVERLVDDIQGIQQSLRNADDDVPEADPDRIRVTVAADWKHGVFGTVAAVGTDQGAVMSEVMSDPDLRDRGDAVNDLVSELIEFARARDADELAALSDLDEAAVYRDAADFLGAEFDAEIVVDVEADDEAGAVPFRPSIELEAA
- a CDS encoding TIGR01548 family HAD-type hydrolase, translating into MHADAVVLDIDGVLIDVADSYRRAIVESVERLYGRTVDRADVQYFKDAGGFNNDWDVTDAVALYVLADERDPLDLPAFAERIREAGGGLAAAKSVLEDDLSSDDLAAVRDAWDSEALRDAFQALYLGTDLYRELEGGDPPFDAPGYIHDEPVLVDPDTLDRLTSGAAVGVLTGRPAAEADIALDRVDLDVPDRHRFTMDDWAAGKPDPAALVTLAERFDAAAVAFAGDTLDDVRTAVNAAAEDPDRDYHGIGVLTGGLTGESGREAFESVGADAVVETVNDLPGVVFGGEET
- the npdG gene encoding NADPH-dependent F420 reductase, with translation MRIALLGGTGDIGEGLALRWGYHSGHDVVIGSRDPDAAHAAADDYEATLESHGSDAKITGFENAMAADRADVIVLAVPPYHVADTVEAVADNVGAGDILVTPAAGLTRDEDGFHYHPPSAGSVTALVADAAPDEVPVVGAFHSLAAGRLADLNADLDVDTLLLADDEDAKDTVAGLAADIDGIRPLDAGGLANAAEVESLTPLLINVAQRNDGLSDLGVRFR
- the hisE gene encoding phosphoribosyl-ATP diphosphatase yields the protein MDADTPPPEVLDELFDTIEDRKETLPEGSYTASLFTHEKGENAVLEKLGEETTETILAAKDDDREELLAESADLVYHLLVVLAMEEASLDDLRTELRDRF
- a CDS encoding ZIP family metal transporter → MVLVQALSYTALAVVAALVGGVVAVYRPPGPQMESNVQHFAAGVVTAAVAAELLPEVHERAPQVVVLGFAIGVVTMLGIHRLSKTIEKRDVGGQFAGAAGLLITVGIDMLIDGVLIGVTFLDNPDTGVIIAVALAIEVLFLGVAGVVALPQGMGVLRKLSVPAVFGLLLASGVTGGVLLLEGVTGAPIAVILAFGSAALLYLVTEELLVKAGKVPETPVSTTLFFVGFLSIFLLDMFH
- a CDS encoding PINc/VapC family ATPase; its protein translation is MHIVPDTSAVIDGRVSERVESGDVATVSVPEAVVGELESQANDGLDAGWEGLEELQRLADLADAGAVEVRYVGRRTKPSESSGAHEGDIDALIRSVAEEEGATLLTSDVVQSEVAKAKGLDVDYVEPRVRGSGGLVIEDFFDERTMSVHLKTGTRPKAKRGAIGEMSYQTIDDEVTDEATMKEWADDIEETARSSPDGFLELSEPGMSIVQFRDYRIAVARPPFADGIEITAVRPIVKTDLEDYEFADELKDRLKERQRGVLISGSPGAGKSTFAQAVAEFLTDSDYAVKTMEKPRDLQVGADITQYTALGGDMEKTADSLLLVRPDYTIYDEVRKTKDFGVFADMRLAGVGMVGVVHATRAIDALQRLVGRVELGMIPQVVDTVVYIEDGRVDTVYDVTTEVKVPEGLTAEDLARPVIQVADFETGKPEYEIYTFNRQVITVPIGDTQEEESGVSRLARQEVEREIKSIARGHVDVELQGQNTAIVYVDDDDISSVIGKGGGRISDVEDRLGIDIDVRTHDERPGGHGGGSGSPGGGGAPSGGDDGITVTPEVTSRHVAIRLDEHVGETVEVRADGEYLFTATVGRGGEVQVSRGSAIADELEAAIDRKQRITVHPA